The sequence TTGGGGATTATGGTGGGTGATTGGGTCAGAAGAAAAGATAAGCCTGAAGCAGATAAGGTCGCCTGGTTATTTACAGCAGGTTTCCTGTCAGTATTGGCAGGGCTGGTATGGGATGGCTTTTTCCCGATCAACAAACAATTGTGGACCAGTTCATTCGTATTATTTACAGCAGGGCTGGCTAGTATGGGATTGGCGCTTTGCTATTGGCTCATAGATGTACAGGGATATAAAAGCATTACACCGCCATTTGTAGCATTTGGCCGGAACGCCATTACGGCATATGTACTGTCCGGACTGGTACCAAGAATACACAGTATACCATCCTCCCTGTTCATGCCATTCTTATCGCCGCTCAATGCCTCACTGGCAGCAGCTATCACATTGGTACTACTCATGCTCATACCCGTTTGGATCATGTACAAGCGAAATATTATCGTGAAGATTTGACCAGTTTTTTGTATTATTAGGCGTCTTCCAAAATCAACTGTCTATGCAATCGGAGAGTCATGTGTTATGGTGGAATGCGTTTAAACAGGGGGACTGGGATGCCTTCACCGCTCTTTATGGAGAGTTCTACGAACTATTGAACAACTACGGCCGTAAGTTTACGCGGGATGAAGACCTCATCCACGATGTAGTGCACGATCTCTTTGTGAGAATATGGACTACCCGCCAGCGACTGGGTCAACCTGTATCTGTAAAAAATTACCTGTACAAAGCATTCCGTTCTACCTTATTCCGTAAGATCCAGTCCCTTTCTAAATTCGTGGAACTGGATGGGGAAGGGACTGGCTTTACTGTCAACTTTATTCCTGATGCATCTTTCCGGCAGGAGGAGCAGGAACTGCGTAAGCAGGTGATAGACCTGGTTAATACCCTCCCTGCCAGACAACAGGAGATCATCTTCCTGCGATTTTATGAAGGCATGTCCTACGAAGAAATCTCCACGATCATGGACATCAATATGAGTTCTACCTATAAATTATTATATAAAGCCCTCGATAACCTGCAAAAGGCCTCCAACAAACAAACCTGGCTGCTTTTATGCGGCCTTTTCTTCCTGCTGAAAAATATTTCAAAAAAAAATCCGGTTTTGGAGGGATAATTTTCAATATGTCATGTATAATACCAATAAACAGGGGATAGCGTGATGAACAATGATAAATATTTAGCGTATTCACTACAGGATTTTTTGGACGATGATGCTTTTATCAAATGGGTTTCAGGCAAAGAACAAGACCCTGTAACAGCACAATTCTGGAGCGAATTCCCTGTACAATATCCTGTAGCAGCAGCCAACTTTGAGTTTGCTGTAAATGTGATTCGTTCCTACCGGTCACAGGAGTTCTGGGACAATAAAGATAGCAAAGCCCGTGTACTCGAAAGGATCACTGCGACTATAGAACGTCAGGGTGCCCGCCCTGCCCGCCTGCGTTGGTTAAACAACTGGGTGCGTGCAGCAGCAGTAGCCCTGGTAGTGACTGCCGGGGGGTATATGATAGTGAACCATTACTTCCGGACGCATATGGAGCAGATAGCAACTGGTTATGGAGAAATGAGAACAGTGACATTGCCAGACCATAGTACCGTAACACTCAATGCATCTTCTGCTATATCATTCAATGAAGAATGGAGTGACACTAAACCAAGAGAAGTATGGATTGATGGGGAAGCCTATTTTGATGTAAAACATATCAACAGAACAGGCCCCGGCCAGCAATTTATAGTACATAGCAATGGCATTAGTATAGAAGTACTGGGTACATCGTTCAATGTCAGAAGCCGTCATGGTAAAACCAAAGTTGGATTGATCACAGGTAAGATCAAAGTAGATTATAATAAGGATCGCTCGCTCGTCATGTTGCCTGGAGACTATGTGGAATACGCAGACAATAAATTACTAGTAACAAGAAAGTTAGATAAGCCCGAGAAGATAAAGCGCTGGACCGAGATACAGCTTACGTTTACAGACGCCACTTTAGGTGAGATCATAGAAACACTGCAGGATAACTATGGCTATACCGTGAAAGTAGCTGATGCCTCACTCAGGAAGTTAAAGATTGAAGGAGATATTAACGTAACGAATGTTGAAGAACTCTTAACCGTAATTACCACTACGCTAAACGTAACAATCGATCAGCCATCCAAAAAGGAACTGGTCATCACATCAGGAAAGTAAAAGGGAGTACGCGGAGGAAGCGCGTATAAACAGTACACGTAAAAAAAAACTAATGAACATTTTAAACCAAAATCTCATTTTGGGGCTGCTTTCCTGTGCCCTGCTACCAGGTATTGCTGCACCTGTCAGCGCACAGACGCCCGCGATGTATGCTTCCATGAGGCAGACAGACAATATCCCATACCACAAGGCAGGAACAATGTCACTGAAGGATGCACTGATAAGGCTGAAAAAGCTGCAAAATATCCGTTTCGCATACAGAGAAGGACTGCTGGATGGTAAAATGGTGCCCGCTGATGTCGTAGACAAAGCAGAAACAATGGAGGCAGAAGCTGCCTTAAAACTGTTACTGTCTGATTTCGCGCTTGCCTATAGCCGTGTCAACAAAACACAGTATTCTATTTATACAAGGGACGTAAATACGACTATTCTCAACTACAACGCACTTTTTGCCGATAAACTGAAAGGGAAAATTACCGGCCCCGATGGCGCGCCGGTACCAGGTGCTACCATCTCTGTAAAAGGTAATTCCGCTCTCGTAACTGTTGCCAACGATAAAGGAGATTTCGAACTTAATTTAAAAGATGCTACACTTCCTGTAGTATTGGTAGTGTCATCCATTGGTTTTGATAAACAGGAGATCACTGTCAACAGCGCTGCTGACCTGGTAAGTGTAACACTCGCTGAATCCAACAAAGCACTCTCCGAAGTAGTAGTGACTGCATTGGGTATCAAAAAAGATAAAAAAGCACTGGCATATGCAGTGACCGAAGTAAAGGGTAGTGACTTCACACAGGCCCGCGAGGTGAACGTTGCCAATGCACTTACCGGTAAAATTGCAGGTGTGAACGCTACTAGCCTGGCCAGTGGCCCCGGCGGTTCCAGCCGTGTGATCATTCGTGGGAACACCTCATTGAATGGGGATAACCAACCACTCTATGTTGTAAACGGTATGCCAATCGATAACACTACACCAGGCGGAAGCCCTACTACCGGTGGTGGTGGTCAGAACGTAGACCGTGGTGATGGTATTGGTGGTATCAACCCTGATGATATCGAAACCATTAGCGTATTGAAGGGCGGTACTGCTGCTGCACTCTATGGCTCCCGCGCAGCAAATGGTGTGATTCTCATCACTACCAAAAAAGGACGTGCCCGAAAGGGGGTTGGGGTAGATTACAATTCTACCTTCACCGCAGAAACACCTGTTGTATTTACTGACTGGCAATATGAATATGGCCAGGGTGATGGTGGTGTAAAACCTTCTTCACAGTCACAGGCAGTAACCTGGGGCCGTCGCAGCTGGGGGGCTAAGATGGATGGTCAGAATTATATCGCATTCGATGGTAAAGAACATCCATACTCTCCACAAAAGAACAATATCCAGAATTTCTACCGTACAGGTTCTACCTATACAAACACCGTGGCTTTTAACGGTGGTAATGAAGCACTGAACTTCCGCTTCTCGCTCTCCAATACCAACAGCAAAAGCATCGTTCCCAATTCAAAGTTCGACAAGAAAATTGCGAACCTGAACCTGAACGCTGTCCTGGGTAAAAAGATCAGCATCGAAGCAATAGCGCAATATAATGTTGAGAATGCCACAAACCGCTCCAGTTCCGGGGATGCTACCGGCAACCCCAACTGGGGCGTGTATATGATCGCGAATACAGTGGACATCCGCTCCCTGGATCCCGGTTATGATGCAAATGGTCGTGAAATACAATGGAACGAAACTGCGTACGCTTCCAACCCTTATTTCGTAGTGAACCGCTTCAAAAACAATGATACCAAAAACCGTTTCATTGGTCAGGCAAGTGTGAAATACGACATCCTCAAGAACCTGTATGTAAAAGGAAATATCAGCCGCGATTTCTTTAACTATGACTATGTAGGTATCATTCCAACTGGTACAGTATATACTACAGGTGCTGCAGGTGAATACAGCGGCATAAGAAATGCAGTATCAGAAACCAACTCTATGCTGACGGCGAACTACAATACCAAACTCGCCGGTACAATCGGGCTGAACGTACTTGCAGGTGGAAATTCACGCAGATACAAATCAAATCAAACAGCCATTACTGGTACACAGTTCATTATTCCATTCTTCTACAGCTATACCAACCTGAGTACAGTCACAACTACGCCCACAAGAAACAATGTAGCGACTAACTCTATTTTCGGTGCGGTAGACCTGGATTATAAATCTGTCCTGTTCCTGAACTTCAGCGGCCGTGAAGACTGGTTTTCTACATTAAGTCCTCAGAATAATCACATCTTTTATCCTGCTGTAGGTAGCAGCTTCATTCTTTCTGATGCGGTACAGCTGCCTAAAGCTATCAGCTTTGCCAAAGTACGCGCCTCATGGGCGCAGGTGGGTGGTGCAACGCCTGATCCATACATCCTGAACCAGAGTTATAGTATGGTACAGGGTGGACATGAAGGCCAACCTGTACAAACAATCACACAGTCAAACGGTGCAAACCTGGTCACCAATTCGAACCTGAAACCACTCACGTCTACTACTTACGAAGTAGGTGTTGAAGCACAGCTCCTGAATAACCGTATAGGTTTTGATATCACTTACTACAACAAGCATACGACGAACGACATCGTAACTACGGCCATCTCTACCACTTCCGGCTATAATAATGCACTGCTGAATGTGGGTAAATTATCCAACAAGGGTATTGAAGTACTGTTAACCGGTACACCTGTAAAATCTAAAAACTTCACCTGGAATGTGAGCTACAATGTGGCTTACAACCAAAGCAAAGTAGAACAACTGGCAGCAGGTCTCACTACCTTGCAGATGGCTACCAGCGTGGGTAGCTGGGCATTTATACACAATTCCGTAGGTAGCCCCTATGGTGTGATCAAAGGGTATTCCGCAGCGAAAAATGAGAAAGGTGAAACTATTTACAATAGCGCTACCGGGTACGAGCAAAAGAGTGCGTTGAAAAATTTAGGTAATGGTGTACCACCGTTGACGATGGGTTTCAGCAATACCTTCAATTATAAACGCTTGTCACTGGATGTGCTGGTAGACGGTAAATTCGGTAACAAGGTATTCTCTGTAATGAATGTATACGCTACCCGTTTTGGTCTGCACAAAAAGACATTGAAAGGCCGTGAAAACGGATTGGAACTGAGTGGCGTTGATCAGAATGGCAATGCTTATACCAATACCATCCCGGTATCTAATCTGCGTCTTTACTACGACAATACCAAGAATTATACAGATCAGTTCATATACGACGGTAGCTTCGTAAAACTGCGCCAGGTAGTACTGAGCTACCAGATACCTGTGCAAAAGCTGAAGATCGTACAGAGCGCTTCCCTGTCTTTCGTAGCACGTAACCTGCTCATCCTGTACAAGAATACGGACAACTTTGATCCGGAATCCAGCTACACGAACAGTAATGCCCAGGGCTTTGAAGCGTTTGGTATACCACGCACCAGAAGTTTTGGTTTGAACCTGATGGCTAAATTCTAATTGTTCATGTTACACACTCGAATTATGAAAATGCGATTTAACTTTCTTATATATACAGCAATAGCAGCTACATTACTGATTCAGTCATGTGACAAAGGCTTTGAAGAAATGAATGTGAATCCGGATGCCTCTAGCAGCGCAGTACCGGAATATATGTTCAGCAAAGCTCTGCTGGACGCGCTGAACAACAGCTGGTTTGCCACAGATGCACTGGCATGCGGTGGATCTATGCAGCAATTTGCTACATACAAAGACGTACCGGGTATAGGAGACAAATATTATTTTCAACAAGGTACCTATCCCTACGATTACTTTACGACTGGATTTCCCGGAGCTGTAAATGAAATAGCGACCGTTATCAATGCACTGGACTCATCAGAAGTCAATGAATTGTCCATCTCTCGCATCTGGCGCGTATTCATTATGCACCGCATAACAGATCTCTATGGCGACATTCCTTATTCTGAAGCTGCACAGGGATATACGACTAACAACTTTACACCTAGTTACGATGCACAAAAGGACATCTATGCCGATATGCTGAATGAACTGGATGAAGCTGCTCAGGCGCTCGATGCCTCCAAAACAACTTTTGGTGCAGGTGATTATATCTA is a genomic window of Chitinophaga sp. LS1 containing:
- a CDS encoding FecR family protein gives rise to the protein MNNDKYLAYSLQDFLDDDAFIKWVSGKEQDPVTAQFWSEFPVQYPVAAANFEFAVNVIRSYRSQEFWDNKDSKARVLERITATIERQGARPARLRWLNNWVRAAAVALVVTAGGYMIVNHYFRTHMEQIATGYGEMRTVTLPDHSTVTLNASSAISFNEEWSDTKPREVWIDGEAYFDVKHINRTGPGQQFIVHSNGISIEVLGTSFNVRSRHGKTKVGLITGKIKVDYNKDRSLVMLPGDYVEYADNKLLVTRKLDKPEKIKRWTEIQLTFTDATLGEIIETLQDNYGYTVKVADASLRKLKIEGDINVTNVEELLTVITTTLNVTIDQPSKKELVITSGK
- a CDS encoding SusC/RagA family TonB-linked outer membrane protein, coding for MNILNQNLILGLLSCALLPGIAAPVSAQTPAMYASMRQTDNIPYHKAGTMSLKDALIRLKKLQNIRFAYREGLLDGKMVPADVVDKAETMEAEAALKLLLSDFALAYSRVNKTQYSIYTRDVNTTILNYNALFADKLKGKITGPDGAPVPGATISVKGNSALVTVANDKGDFELNLKDATLPVVLVVSSIGFDKQEITVNSAADLVSVTLAESNKALSEVVVTALGIKKDKKALAYAVTEVKGSDFTQAREVNVANALTGKIAGVNATSLASGPGGSSRVIIRGNTSLNGDNQPLYVVNGMPIDNTTPGGSPTTGGGGQNVDRGDGIGGINPDDIETISVLKGGTAAALYGSRAANGVILITTKKGRARKGVGVDYNSTFTAETPVVFTDWQYEYGQGDGGVKPSSQSQAVTWGRRSWGAKMDGQNYIAFDGKEHPYSPQKNNIQNFYRTGSTYTNTVAFNGGNEALNFRFSLSNTNSKSIVPNSKFDKKIANLNLNAVLGKKISIEAIAQYNVENATNRSSSGDATGNPNWGVYMIANTVDIRSLDPGYDANGREIQWNETAYASNPYFVVNRFKNNDTKNRFIGQASVKYDILKNLYVKGNISRDFFNYDYVGIIPTGTVYTTGAAGEYSGIRNAVSETNSMLTANYNTKLAGTIGLNVLAGGNSRRYKSNQTAITGTQFIIPFFYSYTNLSTVTTTPTRNNVATNSIFGAVDLDYKSVLFLNFSGREDWFSTLSPQNNHIFYPAVGSSFILSDAVQLPKAISFAKVRASWAQVGGATPDPYILNQSYSMVQGGHEGQPVQTITQSNGANLVTNSNLKPLTSTTYEVGVEAQLLNNRIGFDITYYNKHTTNDIVTTAISTTSGYNNALLNVGKLSNKGIEVLLTGTPVKSKNFTWNVSYNVAYNQSKVEQLAAGLTTLQMATSVGSWAFIHNSVGSPYGVIKGYSAAKNEKGETIYNSATGYEQKSALKNLGNGVPPLTMGFSNTFNYKRLSLDVLVDGKFGNKVFSVMNVYATRFGLHKKTLKGRENGLELSGVDQNGNAYTNTIPVSNLRLYYDNTKNYTDQFIYDGSFVKLRQVVLSYQIPVQKLKIVQSASLSFVARNLLILYKNTDNFDPESSYTNSNAQGFEAFGIPRTRSFGLNLMAKF
- a CDS encoding RNA polymerase sigma factor — its product is MQSESHVLWWNAFKQGDWDAFTALYGEFYELLNNYGRKFTRDEDLIHDVVHDLFVRIWTTRQRLGQPVSVKNYLYKAFRSTLFRKIQSLSKFVELDGEGTGFTVNFIPDASFRQEEQELRKQVIDLVNTLPARQQEIIFLRFYEGMSYEEISTIMDINMSSTYKLLYKALDNLQKASNKQTWLLLCGLFFLLKNISKKNPVLEG